The DNA window GTCGCTGCTGAGCTCCGAGATGTCCGCTTCGATCTGGAGCTCGATGCGTCCCAGGTCGCGATCGTAGCGTGGCACCACCTTGATGGTGCTCCCGAACCTGATCTGCTCCACGTCGGCGGTAAGCGCACCCTGGATCGGAAGGTTGATCTCGCCTCCACCCGAATAGGTGCCTTCCGAGCGATTCGCGGTAACCACGGCCGCATGCTTCATGACTTTTGCCCAACCGCTCGCTTCGGCCAGATCGAGACGCGGAAGCACCTGGCCCATGAGCGAAGCGTTGGCGCTTTGCAGTGCGCCCGTCTTGAAGTCGAACGACGCGTTCAAGCCAGCACCTCCAATGCTCCCGGGCCAGGCGACGCCCAGCTTCGAGTGGTCACTTCGGTTGAGCTGGACGAAGTAGAAATCGAGGCGAACGTTGTCGCGTTTGAGGAGCGACTCGGAATCTCCCTCTGACAGCAGCGGGCTTTCTTGGGGTGATCCGACGGTGATGTGGTAGTGCTTTTCACTGCCGTTGTTCATGATGAACAACAATGTGGTCCGCCCGGGCTGCATCCCGACCAAGACGAACTGGGACGCGTCACGCGTGAGCCGGACATCGACGATGCCCTCTATGCCTTCGGAGTAGCTTCGAACGCCTTCGCTAGGCAGCACGCGTTGCTCGCCAACCTTCAAGTCAAGCTCCCGCCGCTCTGCGGGTGCTTGCGCCAGAACCGATGCGGTGCTCGAAGCGGCCAACACGCAGCCGAACGCAAGTGATCTGAAACGCTCCCTATTGAACATGCTCGATCTCCCGGTTGGGTGTTTGCGCGCCGTCGAGCGGGCGAGCCAAGGCCCGCTGCAGCTGGCGGTACAGGCTTGGTGGGGCATGAACCCGCTGGAGTTGTTTCACGCCGCTCGCAGGCAGTTGCTTCAGGTGAACTACGTCGTCGTGGTTGCGCAGCACCAGCGTCAGGACTCCGTGCTGCTGCGCGTGCGTCAGGAGCTGAGCGTGCTGCGGGCTCGCGCTCAGGGTGACCTCGCTTCCAAGGCCCCAACCTGACTTGCAGCCGGTATCTCCCTCGATGCGGCCACCCACGCTGAGCAGCAGCATGCTCTGCAGGATGGTGTGTGTGGCATTCGCAGCCGGTTTGGTTGAGCTGTAGAGCACATCGACGCGATCCCCCGGCCGCAGCATGTTGCCGAGTGCACTGCCATTGGCTACTCGAATGGTGACGGCCCGCATTCCCGGCTGTACTAGGGCGGCCAGCGTGCGCGTCCCGGACTGCCCTTTGGCGATATCGGTCCAGAGCAGGGAATCGCCGCTCGAAAGCGCGGTCACCACGCGCACGCCTACAATAGCGTCCACATCTGCTGCGGGTATGTGTCGCGCTTCCAGATATGCCTGGGGAATCTGACGCACCCCCAGCACGCTGTGGTCGACCGGTGTTCCGGGAGCGATGTTGCGAAGCGCGCTCAGCACATCCACGCGGGGTCCTCCCGAGGTTTCGCGTTCAAACTTCCGCATGTAGACGGTCATGAGCGCGATGCCCAGCAGTGCGGCAAGCACCGCCACAACAAAGGCGCGTCGCTGCCCCCCCGGATCCGATTTGTTCGTGCCGTTTGACGTTTCCACGTCTGCGTTATCGATCGCCAGCGTGGCAGGTTGCGCGAATCGTAATCGTTCAGGCCCCTGGAATTCGGGTTTTCAGGCGGTTTTCCGGGCGAGCGCGCCCGCAGGAATCGCCCGAGGTGTACTGCTCGGCTGCGGTTGGAATCAGCTGCAGCGCAGGGCGAGGCCGAGGACAAAAGCCGGAAAAAAGCCGCCTGGGAAGTCGTCGTCGAGGCGAACACCCCGGTGAACGGTTACCGCGAATCGCTCCTTCTTCACCGAAGTAGCGAGACGGTGACCAGTGTTGCATCCGGCCCGCCTGCAGCGGCCACGGCAGCGAGAGCACCGTGACGGCCGACCACGAAGCCTCCGGTCGGCTGCAGCAGCTTCTGCTGCGAGGGCGTCCACCCGGCTTCGCCTAGTTGCACCAGGTACTTCTCGAGCAACTGTTGGCGTCCCAAGGGGCTTGCATACATCCCAAGCCACGGAGCTTGGTCCTGCTCCCAAAAGGAAAGCAGTCGCCTGGAACCCCCGGGGCGGGGCAGGCCCCGCAGGTCCTGTCCGGGTGCGTCACCCTCGTTTGGGAACATCGACGCCAGGTTCATGGGACCGTCGGTCCAAAGGGCTACGAACGTCGTGGAGTCCCCCCCGCGTCGCGCCCGCACGTAGCGCAGATGGCCGAGTTGGGACAGATCACCTGTTGCCGCCAGCGCTCCAAAGCGCCGCAGCAGCTCTGGAACGGTGACCCGTCCGCCGCCGGCGTCGAGGCACGCAACGAACCCCTCCGACGCGGCTTCCAATCTCAGTACGCCGTCCGCGAAGGGCCAGCTCCGGGCCGAGGCCGGGACGTGGGCAGCGCGGGTCCCTTGCAGCTCCTGCAGCTGCTGCGCAAAACGACCGTTGCGCTGGCGGCAGCGTGCGTGAAACACGTCGAGAAGCTCTTTGATATGCGTGGTCGTCGTCCCGGTGCGAAGCCTCAGCGTCGAGCCGTTGAGGTGCACGGTGCGCTCGCCGTCTTGTTGGGTTGCGCCGGCGTAGTGCATCAGCTGGTCACCCGTAGCCGCCAACAGCTCCTGTGCTCGCACCCAGGCCGCGTTGACGAGCCACGTTGCCGTTGCCGCCGTGACTGCACCCGACATCACGATCACACGCAGGGTTCCCGCAAACCGTTTGCGTTGCCGCGGGCGTGATGATCGGGTCACAGTAGCTTCGCCAGATCGGCGTCTAGGTGGGGTGGATCGTAATGGCAACGCCATTTTGACCCGACGCCTTGGCGGTTGCGTGAGAGCGGGCTCGTGCATCCGTTTCAGCATGCTTGCTCCGTGTTCGCTGGGGGTCTTGGGAGGTGCTGCCAAACCACTGCTCCGAATCGGCGACGGTCAGTCGCCTGCGAAAAGGCGCGACGGGCGCCTCCTTGAGACTAGAAAACGGCCGAAAGGGATTCAAAGCCTCGTTTCGCGATCTGAGCCAGCGTTTGCTCCCGCTCGTTGCAGGATACGTAATAGCGGCCCTTGATCTCGAGCAGGCCGCCGCCGAAGAGGCGTGGTTGTGGGATATCGTGCTCGCCCGCCACCGTGACGCTGGCCCCCAGCAGCAGCGATTCGTTCAACTGGCTGGAAGCGAGCGCGGGGCCTGTGCGGCTCCAGCCTGCGGCCTTGGGAGCTCCTTTGGTTGTGGCCTGACACTGCGGCGGTGCCGGTCCTACGCAGCCCCTATTGGAATAGCTCCAAGCGCAGCTACGAGCTGTGGTGAGCGCAAGTTGCCGCGCCTCGTGCGCGCGAGCGAAATGGGCGATTCCGAGCCAGATCACCATCAACATGCAGAGGATCAGCGCGGCCTCAAGGGACGCGACACCCCGCGTGTCGGTGCGCAATTCGCATCGGCCCTCCATCCGTCCATCCCAAGAGCGGCGATCCGTTGCGTCCTTGTCCATGGGCGGACAGGCTGGCCGCTCGGATGAGATCGTGCGTAACCGTTCACCGGGGTCTTCGCTTCCGCGACGGCTTCCCGGGCGCCTTTCTGGGCGGTTTACGTCCTCGTCGCTGCCCTGCGAAGTGCCTTGGTACTCCTCGGGCGACTCCTGCGGGTGCACTCGCCCAGAAAAACGCCTGAAAACCCGGCTTGCTGGGACCTGAACGCTTAGGAGGCGCGCCAGAATAGACGCTACC is part of the Pseudomonadota bacterium genome and encodes:
- a CDS encoding pilus assembly protein N-terminal domain-containing protein is translated as MFNRERFRSLAFGCVLAASSTASVLAQAPAERRELDLKVGEQRVLPSEGVRSYSEGIEGIVDVRLTRDASQFVLVGMQPGRTTLLFIMNNGSEKHYHITVGSPQESPLLSEGDSESLLKRDNVRLDFYFVQLNRSDHSKLGVAWPGSIGGAGLNASFDFKTGALQSANASLMGQVLPRLDLAEASGWAKVMKHAAVVTANRSEGTYSGGGEINLPIQGALTADVEQIRFGSTIKVVPRYDRDLGRIELQIEADISELSSDEGTGIPGRLTSNLSTVVNMELGQALVLAGLRAHHESKSRDGLPFLSRIPILGALFGSRASRTQQVENLIVVIPTVVEAVPPRARRLVHEALESFRRFAGDLEQPQLPTDHKRSRIRGTGK
- the cpaB gene encoding Flp pilus assembly protein CpaB, which encodes METSNGTNKSDPGGQRRAFVVAVLAALLGIALMTVYMRKFERETSGGPRVDVLSALRNIAPGTPVDHSVLGVRQIPQAYLEARHIPAADVDAIVGVRVVTALSSGDSLLWTDIAKGQSGTRTLAALVQPGMRAVTIRVANGSALGNMLRPGDRVDVLYSSTKPAANATHTILQSMLLLSVGGRIEGDTGCKSGWGLGSEVTLSASPQHAQLLTHAQQHGVLTLVLRNHDDVVHLKQLPASGVKQLQRVHAPPSLYRQLQRALARPLDGAQTPNREIEHVQ
- a CDS encoding pilus assembly protein, which translates into the protein MEGRCELRTDTRGVASLEAALILCMLMVIWLGIAHFARAHEARQLALTTARSCAWSYSNRGCVGPAPPQCQATTKGAPKAAGWSRTGPALASSQLNESLLLGASVTVAGEHDIPQPRLFGGGLLEIKGRYYVSCNEREQTLAQIAKRGFESLSAVF